A single region of the Opitutus sp. genome encodes:
- the ftsY gene encoding signal recognition particle-docking protein FtsY — MFGLFKKFKDGLAKTVAAISETTRGIFGGRSIDASSLETLEEALYTADFGVATTDEILGEIKDAYKKDKELRGQQAAAIGSAVLRRVLAGSEGELKPAAAAPTVIVMIGVNGSGKTTSSAKLAWLLKQDGKSVMLAACDTFRAAAVEQLKAWATRLELPIIASHTGADAAAVAFDAWKAAKARGCDYLIVDTAGRLHTKGHLMDELAKIRRVLQKNDATAPHHSWLVVDGSLGTNSIEQAKVFHKSFGLTGLIVTKLDGTSRGGAIAGIWRELKLPIYFLGLGEQPEDLQPFSAENYAKAVFGSE, encoded by the coding sequence ATGTTCGGACTTTTTAAGAAATTCAAAGACGGCCTGGCCAAGACGGTCGCGGCGATCAGCGAGACCACGCGCGGGATTTTCGGCGGCCGCTCCATCGACGCATCGTCGCTGGAAACGCTCGAAGAGGCGCTCTACACCGCCGATTTCGGCGTCGCCACGACCGACGAGATTTTGGGCGAGATCAAGGACGCCTACAAAAAGGATAAAGAGCTGCGCGGTCAGCAGGCCGCCGCCATCGGTTCGGCGGTGCTCCGGCGCGTGTTGGCGGGCAGCGAGGGCGAACTGAAGCCGGCCGCCGCCGCCCCCACGGTCATCGTGATGATCGGGGTCAACGGCTCGGGGAAAACCACTTCTTCGGCCAAACTCGCCTGGTTGCTTAAGCAGGACGGTAAGTCGGTGATGCTGGCCGCCTGCGACACCTTCCGTGCCGCCGCCGTCGAGCAGCTGAAGGCGTGGGCCACGCGGCTGGAATTGCCTATCATTGCCAGCCACACCGGCGCCGATGCGGCTGCGGTGGCCTTCGATGCCTGGAAAGCCGCCAAAGCGCGCGGCTGCGACTACCTCATCGTCGATACGGCGGGCCGCTTGCACACCAAGGGGCACCTCATGGACGAGTTGGCGAAAATCCGCCGCGTGTTGCAGAAAAACGACGCCACCGCCCCGCATCATTCCTGGCTGGTGGTCGACGGCTCGCTGGGCACCAATTCAATCGAGCAGGCCAAGGTTTTCCACAAGAGCTTCGGGCTGACCGGGCTGATTGTAACCAAGCTCGACGGCACCAGCCGAGGTGGGGCGATCGCGGGCATCTGGCGCGAGCTAAAGCTGCCTATATACTTTTTGGGATTGGGCGAACAACCCGAGGATTTGCAGCCCTTCAGCGCCGAAAACTACGCCAAAGCGGTTTTCGGCAGCGAGTAA
- the nusB gene encoding transcription antitermination factor NusB, whose protein sequence is MSSNKALFAQRRDGRVAALQYLFAWSINKPTNLSDDICTFLQTQEKPREHYAFGEELINGVVENANAIDERIRALAHNWDFDRIAKIDLAIMRLAIFEMVYRKDIPPVVSINEAIDLSKLFSNTDAKRFINGILDRLKDQLGRDSRKVEKPE, encoded by the coding sequence ATGAGCAGTAACAAAGCCCTTTTTGCCCAGCGTCGCGATGGTCGCGTGGCCGCCCTCCAGTACCTTTTCGCCTGGAGCATCAACAAGCCCACGAACCTCTCGGACGACATCTGCACCTTCCTGCAAACCCAGGAAAAGCCGCGCGAGCACTACGCCTTCGGCGAGGAGCTCATCAATGGCGTGGTCGAGAACGCCAACGCCATCGACGAACGTATCCGCGCCTTGGCCCACAACTGGGATTTCGACCGTATTGCCAAGATCGACCTCGCCATCATGCGCCTGGCGATTTTCGAGATGGTTTACCGCAAGGACATCCCGCCGGTTGTCTCCATCAACGAGGCCATCGACCTGTCGAAACTGTTTTCCAACACCGACGCCAAACGCTTCATCAACGGCATCCTCGATCGCCTCAAGGACCAGCTCGGCCGCGATTCCCGCAAGGTCGAGAAGCCGGAATAA
- a CDS encoding 6,7-dimethyl-8-ribityllumazine synthase, with amino-acid sequence MSLDAPSLQPVNGATFSIGIVASRYNPTLVDALVNQVQAHLIEAGVKPKKITVIRVPGANELPSAAQLLLAAKKLDVVVALGVIIRGDTIHYQLVAESSQQGLQRVSLDSFTPIINGVVTAENQKQADDRCLGKINRGAEFARAALAMADLNKSLSK; translated from the coding sequence ATGAGTCTCGACGCTCCTTCGCTCCAGCCCGTTAACGGCGCCACTTTTTCCATCGGTATCGTAGCCTCACGCTACAATCCGACCCTCGTCGATGCCCTCGTGAACCAGGTTCAGGCCCACCTGATCGAGGCCGGCGTAAAGCCCAAAAAAATCACCGTCATCCGCGTGCCCGGCGCCAACGAGCTGCCCAGCGCCGCCCAGCTCCTGCTCGCCGCCAAAAAACTCGACGTGGTCGTCGCCCTCGGCGTCATCATCCGCGGCGACACCATTCACTACCAGCTCGTCGCCGAGTCCTCGCAGCAGGGCCTCCAGCGCGTGTCGCTCGACTCGTTCACGCCGATCATCAACGGCGTGGTCACCGCCGAAAACCAGAAGCAGGCCGACGACCGCTGCCTGGGCAAAATCAACCGCGGCGCCGAGTTCGCCCGCGCCGCCCTCGCCATGGCCGACCTCAACAAATCCCTTTCCAAATGA
- a CDS encoding alpha/beta hydrolase has protein sequence MSRCVEKEVAATFGSGGANPGADAVSTETLWSWRRLWRWPNRVERGVVETFALETGAAGEANGAGGANGAGLPVDFYRARGAAGVAVSTSGGRRAAAVCVVVVHGGGWDSGDRGQLAAFNHWLAARGVAVAAVSYRLAPTHRWPAQRDDVRAAVSWVRANAPRLGVDPERLVLLGRSAGAQIAAATAYGEALPGVRAVVALYGCYDLEFVWSIRSATDSLNSDKLMQQFMGGGPEVAGAAEIYRSGSAEKLVHAGVPPTLILHGALDQLVWCRHSERLAAALARAGVRHAFVRLPWATHAGEANLHGPSGQLITGAVLRVALSFTEPGR, from the coding sequence ATGAGTCGGTGCGTGGAGAAGGAGGTTGCGGCTACGTTCGGCTCAGGCGGAGCGAACCCAGGCGCGGACGCGGTATCCACGGAAACACTCTGGTCGTGGCGCCGGCTCTGGCGTTGGCCCAACCGGGTGGAGCGCGGAGTGGTGGAGACCTTTGCGCTGGAAACGGGCGCGGCGGGCGAAGCGAACGGGGCTGGCGGGGCAAACGGGGCGGGTTTACCGGTTGATTTTTATCGGGCGCGGGGGGCGGCGGGCGTGGCTGTGTCGACGTCGGGTGGGCGCAGGGCTGCGGCGGTGTGTGTGGTGGTGGTGCATGGGGGCGGCTGGGACAGCGGCGACCGGGGGCAATTGGCGGCCTTTAACCACTGGCTGGCGGCGCGCGGGGTGGCGGTGGCGGCGGTGAGTTACCGGCTGGCGCCGACACACCGTTGGCCGGCGCAACGCGACGATGTTCGGGCGGCGGTGTCCTGGGTGCGCGCCAACGCACCGCGGCTCGGCGTCGATCCGGAGCGGCTGGTGTTGCTCGGGCGCAGCGCGGGCGCGCAGATCGCGGCGGCCACGGCTTATGGCGAAGCGTTGCCGGGTGTGCGCGCGGTGGTGGCGTTGTACGGGTGTTACGACTTGGAGTTCGTGTGGTCGATTCGCTCAGCGACGGATTCGCTCAACTCGGATAAGTTGATGCAGCAGTTCATGGGCGGCGGGCCCGAGGTGGCGGGTGCGGCGGAGATTTATCGCAGTGGCAGCGCGGAAAAGCTGGTGCACGCGGGTGTGCCGCCGACGCTGATCCTGCACGGGGCGCTCGATCAGTTGGTGTGGTGCCGACACAGCGAGCGGCTGGCGGCGGCGCTGGCGCGGGCGGGGGTGCGGCACGCGTTCGTGCGGCTGCCGTGGGCGACCCACGCGGGCGAAGCGAACCTGCATGGGCCGTCGGGACAACTCATCACCGGAGCGGTGCTACGGGTGGCGTTATCTTTTACGGAGCCGGGGCGCTAG
- the mutM gene encoding bifunctional DNA-formamidopyrimidine glycosylase/DNA-(apurinic or apyrimidinic site) lyase — MPELPEVETTLRGVSPYLLGHRIVAVTVRERRLRWPIPESVDALAGVTIEIARRRAKYLLFGTAAGTLLIHLGMSGGLRIVDPTSEWKKHDHVGILLSSGKQLRYHDPRRFGCILLADAATPERHPLLADLGPEPLEAGFTAEHLLALSREKTSAVKPFIMDASVVVGVGNIYASEALFMAGIRPTRAAGKVTRAEFVRLVEAIQRVLAASIESGGTTLRDFLREDGAPGYFKQSLRVYDREGAGCVRCAGVVKRSVLGQRATYFCPQCQR, encoded by the coding sequence ATGCCTGAATTGCCGGAAGTCGAAACGACGTTGCGCGGGGTCTCCCCCTATTTGCTCGGCCACCGCATCGTCGCCGTCACCGTGCGCGAACGCCGCCTGCGTTGGCCGATTCCGGAGTCGGTGGATGCGTTGGCGGGAGTCACCATCGAGATCGCCCGCCGGCGCGCCAAATACCTGCTGTTTGGCACCGCCGCCGGCACGCTTTTGATTCACCTGGGCATGTCGGGCGGCCTGCGCATCGTCGATCCCACCTCGGAATGGAAAAAACACGACCACGTCGGCATTTTGCTCTCGTCGGGCAAACAACTGCGTTATCACGATCCGCGCCGTTTTGGGTGCATCTTGCTGGCCGATGCAGCAACGCCGGAGCGGCACCCGCTGCTTGCCGATCTCGGCCCCGAACCGCTTGAGGCGGGCTTCACCGCCGAGCACCTGCTTGCGTTGTCGCGCGAAAAAACCTCGGCGGTAAAACCCTTTATCATGGATGCCTCGGTGGTGGTCGGGGTGGGCAACATCTATGCGAGCGAGGCGCTGTTTATGGCGGGCATCCGGCCGACGCGGGCGGCCGGTAAGGTAACGCGCGCCGAGTTCGTCCGGCTGGTGGAGGCGATCCAGCGCGTGCTGGCGGCTTCGATCGAATCGGGCGGCACGACGCTGCGCGATTTTTTGCGCGAGGACGGGGCGCCGGGATATTTTAAGCAGAGCTTGCGGGTGTATGACCGCGAGGGGGCGGGCTGCGTGAGGTGCGCCGGAGTGGTGAAGCGCAGCGTGCTCGGGCAACGGGCGACCTACTTTTGCCCGCAGTGCCAGCGCTGA
- a CDS encoding M36 family metallopeptidase, with translation MSAVALIVAAAGFFVIGRLWLRNPQPSTVTNTAATGSQKSVAVPEPKDPASAAKGAAGAAGAPSAAVACKHDDHHKELPNLDTRIATAVRGEAQRQRALAALRTKIRGVEVQFDPVTGAPNYIMAPGRFLQPAPAQPGDVYASVRGFVNEHADLFGHDATTINDSRMTREDVTAHNGMRTVVWQQQVDGIPVYNTVLKANLTRDGALVTLGSHYLSDAPASTGLDATQRAALAAQPPVDARKAVSLAAANLGDTVAPEQARETSPPEGAERRQRFSAPLLSDTLVQLAWLPVGADSAKLTWDVTLVSLQQQAMFRVVVDAVTGEVLLRTSLTNDVSNASFRVHADATTKKPFDSPNPMLPGTPTPSGAQAAEVPRQLVTLQSVNPTASPNGWINDGVFETLGNNVDAHTDTNADNAADLPRPTSATRVFDFPLDTTQVPSTYKPAAVVHLFYLNNWIHDQLYSLGFTEGAGNFQTNNFGRGGLGNDPVQADAQDGSGTNNANMSTPPDGSSPRMQMYIFTGPTPDRDGDFDGVIVVHEYVHGLSNRLVGGGVGISALATGGMGEGWSDFYGLALLADPASDPNAVYPGGSYATRDLFGMTTNYYFGIRRYPYSTDMAKNPLTFRDIDPTQASPHTGVPLSPWMGASNSNPSEVHNVGEVWCMVLWECRANLIAKYGGTAGNQKILQLVTDGMKLCPANPNLLQSRDAIIQADLVSTGGADAAQLWAAFAKRGMGAGASAPPSSTTTGVVEAFDFPDALSVTPSLALAATGPVGGPFTPALQSYTLANTSTTTPLSWTAAANAPWMSVAPAGGTLAAGASTTVSMAFNSASASLASGSYNGTLIFTNLTSSAALSRGVNLTIGTGVDYFTELFTSANDTDNQSWLFTPNASSKFYGVQRTASVSAFPTDPTGGTPLVLSDDSFVQVTPTGGATVKLYGTAYSTFYVGSNGYVTFGSGDTSLSASLAGHFNLPRVAALFADLLPTASGGSVTWKQLADRIAVSYQNVQTFGVSGSPNSFQIELFYDGQIRITCLGISNTGGLIGLSQGLGVPANFVSSNFSNYGATVPQSFRLSVPVVATEGDGVRVGQGAVTLPAVQATAVVVTLASLNTGEVTVPSSVTILAGQLSTTFDVTIVDDSVLDGTQTAIISATAAGLGSAAGAISVQDNDGTATLMVTAPPSATEGVGTVQGTVTISAALTVPVTVGLSSSDATAVQVPAGVVIPAGQTSTPFTITVVDDNKIDGTQTATLTAHVQAWSDGTASIAVLDNEMSALSVSVPATVAEGATGTGTVTLSGSLPTALVVALASNTPSRLTVPATVTLAAGTTSATFTLTTVNNTLTDGSAATLISATAAGFTNASGTTTVLDNDVHHYTFAALASAQTRGAPFAVTITAKDLNNVTISSYTTAAGLTASGVGGPVALTPATTGAFTAGIWTGNVTVNTFDSNVVLTVSDGAGHTGASTAFNVGTGALHHFVWSTQPATRTANTPVSATLTAQDAGNNTVTSFTGSAALNCGQPTKVVGTGTTTTGTLPLYTYYHDQRSQIIYLQSEIGAAGTIKGLSLNVTTLPGQTMNNWTIRMKHTSLASYATATWESTGWTTVYQANQTISTTGLTTFTFTTPFVYDGASNLMVDFSFNNASFTSAGGVTCTTTSTTRTIHYYADSWYGDPLTWSGTTNPTPATSTILPNLQLQMDRTLPISPSVTGSFSGGTWTGAIAVAQLAAAVNLRADDGVGHTGDSNGFAVLASTDASLANLVPGSGTLAPAFTSATTNYTSSASTATAAMTITPVATNAYATIQVRVNGGSYAAVASGAPSGPLALTLGANTVEVLVTAQDTVTTKTYAVVTTRRTPYQDWATGLGLSGANLDPNGDADTDGIKNLQEWAFGTNPSSGAGEPIQVNAGVLNAHGAPTVLAVPDGLGGVSLFALFGRRKDAGTVGLTYAVEFSENLTVWNVSTNTPTVIAQDSEIEAVTVPLPSAVSTPPKVFFRVRVTGQ, from the coding sequence ATGAGTGCAGTGGCCCTCATCGTGGCCGCTGCCGGCTTCTTCGTGATTGGACGCCTTTGGCTGCGCAACCCGCAGCCGTCCACGGTGACCAACACGGCTGCCACCGGCTCGCAAAAATCCGTGGCCGTGCCTGAGCCAAAAGACCCGGCGAGTGCCGCCAAGGGTGCGGCCGGGGCTGCGGGCGCGCCATCGGCTGCGGTGGCGTGCAAGCATGATGACCATCACAAGGAGCTCCCGAATCTCGACACGCGGATCGCAACCGCAGTCCGGGGCGAAGCCCAACGCCAGCGCGCGCTCGCGGCATTGCGCACTAAGATCCGCGGGGTAGAGGTGCAGTTTGATCCGGTCACCGGCGCGCCCAATTACATCATGGCACCCGGGCGGTTCCTCCAGCCGGCGCCAGCGCAGCCGGGCGATGTTTACGCCTCCGTACGCGGGTTTGTGAATGAGCACGCGGACCTCTTCGGCCACGACGCCACCACCATCAACGACAGCCGGATGACGCGCGAGGATGTGACCGCGCACAATGGCATGCGCACGGTGGTGTGGCAGCAGCAGGTCGACGGTATCCCCGTTTACAACACGGTGCTGAAGGCGAACCTCACCCGGGACGGCGCACTGGTGACGCTAGGCAGCCACTACCTGAGCGATGCGCCGGCGTCCACCGGCCTGGACGCGACCCAACGCGCGGCCTTGGCCGCCCAGCCGCCAGTGGACGCACGCAAAGCGGTGTCGCTCGCGGCGGCGAACCTAGGTGACACCGTCGCACCGGAGCAGGCGCGAGAGACCTCGCCTCCCGAGGGCGCGGAGCGCAGGCAGCGCTTTTCCGCACCTCTCCTTTCCGACACGCTCGTCCAACTAGCGTGGCTGCCGGTGGGCGCTGATTCGGCCAAGCTGACCTGGGATGTGACCCTGGTTAGCCTCCAGCAGCAAGCCATGTTCCGCGTAGTGGTGGATGCGGTGACCGGCGAGGTGCTCCTGCGTACCTCGCTCACCAACGACGTGAGCAATGCGAGCTTCCGCGTGCATGCCGATGCGACCACGAAAAAGCCCTTCGACAGCCCCAACCCGATGTTGCCGGGCACCCCGACGCCCAGCGGCGCTCAGGCCGCCGAGGTGCCGCGCCAATTGGTGACGCTTCAATCGGTCAACCCCACGGCCTCGCCGAACGGGTGGATCAACGACGGAGTCTTCGAAACGCTCGGTAACAACGTGGACGCTCACACCGACACGAATGCGGATAACGCCGCCGACCTACCGCGACCGACCTCGGCCACGCGGGTGTTTGATTTCCCTTTGGACACCACCCAGGTGCCGAGCACCTACAAACCCGCCGCCGTGGTGCACCTATTTTACCTGAACAACTGGATTCATGATCAGCTTTACAGCCTCGGTTTCACCGAGGGCGCGGGCAATTTCCAGACTAACAACTTCGGCCGTGGCGGCCTTGGCAATGATCCGGTGCAAGCCGATGCACAGGACGGCAGCGGCACGAACAACGCCAACATGTCCACACCGCCCGACGGCAGCTCCCCGCGCATGCAGATGTACATTTTCACCGGGCCGACGCCGGACCGGGACGGGGATTTCGATGGAGTGATTGTGGTGCATGAATACGTGCATGGCCTGAGCAACCGACTCGTCGGCGGCGGGGTGGGCATCAGTGCCTTGGCCACAGGAGGAATGGGCGAGGGCTGGTCGGATTTCTACGGCCTCGCGCTGCTGGCCGATCCGGCATCCGACCCCAACGCGGTCTATCCCGGCGGTTCCTATGCGACCCGGGACCTCTTTGGAATGACGACGAATTATTACTTCGGTATCCGCCGGTATCCGTATTCGACGGACATGGCGAAAAACCCGCTGACCTTTCGGGACATTGATCCGACCCAAGCCAGCCCGCACACGGGGGTCCCTCTCAGCCCCTGGATGGGCGCCTCGAACAGCAACCCATCCGAGGTCCACAATGTCGGCGAAGTGTGGTGTATGGTTCTCTGGGAGTGCCGCGCCAATTTGATCGCCAAATATGGTGGCACGGCGGGAAACCAAAAAATCCTCCAGCTGGTCACCGACGGGATGAAGCTGTGCCCGGCAAACCCGAATCTACTGCAATCTCGCGATGCGATCATCCAGGCCGACCTCGTGAGCACGGGCGGCGCGGATGCAGCCCAGCTGTGGGCCGCCTTTGCCAAGCGCGGAATGGGCGCCGGGGCGAGTGCCCCGCCGAGCAGCACCACCACCGGCGTAGTGGAAGCCTTCGATTTTCCGGACGCGCTGAGCGTGACGCCCTCCCTCGCATTGGCAGCGACGGGGCCGGTGGGCGGACCGTTCACCCCTGCATTACAGTCTTACACGCTGGCCAACACCTCCACGACCACCCCGCTTTCGTGGACCGCCGCAGCCAATGCCCCCTGGATGAGTGTCGCTCCTGCTGGCGGCACGCTGGCCGCCGGTGCGTCCACGACCGTCTCGATGGCGTTCAATAGCGCCTCCGCCTCGCTGGCGAGTGGGAGCTATAACGGCACGTTGATTTTCACCAACCTTACCAGTTCCGCGGCCTTATCGCGCGGGGTGAACCTCACCATCGGCACCGGCGTGGATTATTTCACCGAACTCTTCACCTCGGCGAACGACACGGACAATCAAAGCTGGCTGTTCACGCCGAATGCCTCGTCCAAATTTTACGGCGTGCAGCGCACGGCATCGGTGTCTGCGTTTCCCACCGACCCCACCGGTGGCACGCCGCTGGTGCTGAGCGATGACAGTTTTGTTCAGGTGACCCCAACGGGTGGTGCGACGGTGAAGCTCTACGGCACGGCCTACAGTACGTTTTACGTCGGCAGCAACGGCTACGTGACCTTCGGTTCCGGTGATACATCCCTGAGCGCATCACTCGCTGGCCACTTCAACCTGCCCCGAGTCGCGGCCTTGTTCGCTGACCTCTTGCCCACTGCCAGCGGCGGATCTGTGACGTGGAAGCAGCTCGCAGATCGCATCGCGGTGAGCTACCAGAACGTCCAGACCTTCGGCGTTAGCGGCAGCCCAAACAGCTTTCAGATCGAGCTGTTCTACGACGGGCAAATTCGCATCACCTGCCTGGGTATCAGCAACACCGGAGGCCTGATTGGTTTGTCGCAGGGCTTGGGCGTGCCGGCGAATTTCGTCAGCAGCAACTTCAGTAACTACGGCGCTACCGTGCCCCAGTCGTTTCGATTATCGGTGCCTGTGGTCGCCACCGAGGGTGACGGCGTACGGGTCGGGCAAGGCGCGGTGACGCTGCCTGCCGTGCAGGCAACGGCCGTGGTCGTGACCCTCGCTTCCCTGAACACGGGTGAAGTGACGGTCCCGTCGTCAGTGACGATTCTGGCCGGGCAGTTGAGCACGACGTTCGATGTGACGATCGTGGATGACTCGGTCCTGGACGGGACCCAGACGGCCATCATCAGCGCGACGGCCGCCGGATTGGGTTCGGCAGCGGGAGCCATCTCGGTGCAGGACAATGACGGCACCGCGACACTCATGGTCACGGCTCCCCCAAGTGCCACGGAAGGAGTCGGCACCGTTCAGGGAACGGTGACGATCAGCGCAGCTCTCACCGTGCCGGTGACGGTGGGGCTGAGTTCCAGCGACGCCACTGCGGTGCAGGTGCCCGCCGGGGTGGTGATTCCTGCGGGCCAGACATCGACTCCGTTTACGATCACGGTCGTGGACGACAACAAAATCGACGGGACGCAGACGGCGACCCTCACCGCGCATGTGCAGGCATGGAGCGACGGCACCGCGTCGATCGCGGTTCTGGATAACGAAATGTCGGCCCTCTCGGTTTCCGTTCCGGCGACGGTTGCCGAAGGGGCAACGGGAACGGGCACGGTCACCCTCTCCGGCTCACTGCCGACTGCGCTGGTGGTTGCGCTTGCCTCCAACACCCCATCGCGACTGACGGTCCCGGCCACGGTCACTCTCGCGGCGGGAACGACCTCGGCGACATTCACACTCACCACCGTGAACAACACGTTGACCGATGGCAGTGCGGCTACGCTGATTTCCGCGACGGCAGCCGGATTCACAAATGCATCTGGGACCACGACCGTGTTGGATAATGACGTGCACCACTACACCTTCGCCGCTCTCGCCTCGGCGCAAACGCGTGGCGCACCGTTCGCGGTGACGATCACCGCCAAGGATCTGAACAATGTAACGATCTCCAGTTACACGACGGCGGCAGGGCTTACCGCCAGCGGCGTGGGCGGACCTGTGGCGCTGACGCCCGCTACGACGGGCGCGTTCACCGCCGGCATTTGGACGGGGAACGTGACGGTGAACACCTTCGACTCAAACGTCGTGCTGACCGTCAGCGACGGTGCCGGGCACACGGGAGCGAGCACGGCGTTTAACGTGGGCACCGGCGCGCTGCATCACTTCGTCTGGAGTACGCAGCCAGCGACACGGACGGCGAACACGCCCGTAAGCGCCACGTTAACCGCCCAGGATGCGGGGAACAACACCGTGACCAGTTTCACCGGCAGCGCCGCACTCAATTGCGGACAGCCGACCAAGGTGGTGGGCACAGGCACTACGACGACGGGGACGTTGCCGCTTTATACCTACTACCACGACCAGCGCTCACAGATCATCTACCTGCAAAGCGAAATCGGGGCCGCCGGGACGATCAAAGGACTGTCGCTCAACGTCACCACGCTACCGGGCCAGACGATGAACAACTGGACCATCCGGATGAAGCACACCTCGCTCGCAAGCTACGCGACCGCTACCTGGGAGAGCACGGGCTGGACCACGGTGTACCAGGCCAACCAGACGATCAGCACCACCGGCCTGACTACCTTCACGTTCACGACGCCCTTTGTGTACGACGGGGCGAGTAACCTGATGGTGGATTTCAGCTTCAACAATGCTTCATTCACTAGCGCAGGGGGAGTCACCTGCACTACGACGAGCACGACGCGGACGATCCATTATTACGCCGACAGCTGGTACGGCGACCCACTGACGTGGTCAGGAACAACGAATCCTACACCTGCAACGAGCACGATCCTGCCGAACTTGCAGCTGCAGATGGATCGAACGCTTCCCATCAGCCCGTCTGTGACAGGGAGCTTCTCCGGCGGCACCTGGACTGGCGCGATCGCGGTCGCGCAACTTGCGGCGGCTGTAAATCTGCGTGCCGACGACGGCGTCGGGCACACGGGGGACAGCAATGGCTTCGCCGTGCTTGCCAGCACCGACGCGAGCCTGGCCAACCTCGTCCCGGGCAGCGGCACGCTCGCGCCGGCATTCACCAGCGCGACCACGAACTACACCAGCAGTGCATCAACGGCCACCGCCGCCATGACCATCACCCCGGTCGCGACGAACGCCTACGCAACAATCCAGGTCCGCGTGAATGGCGGCTCCTACGCAGCCGTCGCTTCGGGAGCGCCGAGTGGTCCGCTCGCCCTCACCCTAGGCGCCAACACCGTCGAGGTGCTTGTGACCGCGCAGGATACCGTGACGACGAAGACCTACGCCGTCGTAACCACCCGGAGAACTCCCTATCAGGATTGGGCTACCGGTCTCGGCCTAAGCGGCGCGAACCTTGATCCGAACGGGGATGCCGACACCGACGGGATAAAGAACCTCCAAGAGTGGGCCTTTGGAACCAATCCATCCTCCGGCGCAGGCGAGCCAATCCAAGTGAATGCCGGGGTACTCAACGCGCACGGTGCGCCCACGGTACTTGCGGTGCCGGATGGGCTCGGTGGAGTTTCCCTGTTCGCGCTGTTCGGTCGCCGCAAGGACGCCGGCACGGTCGGGCTCACTTACGCCGTTGAATTCAGCGAAAATTTAACGGTGTGGAATGTGAGTACCAACACGCCGACGGTGATCGCGCAGGACAGCGAAATAGAAGCCGTCACCGTTCCCCTCCCCTCCGCCGTGAGTACACCGCCCAAAGTGTTCTTCCGTGTGAGAGTCACCGGCCAGTGA
- a CDS encoding PRC-barrel domain containing protein, whose amino-acid sequence MNHNLKKLHGYTLAASDGDIGYVKDFLFDDHSWGVRYLVVDTGSWLTGRLLLISPHAVGSIDDDEKSITVRLSKNQIEMSPSIDSAKPVTRQFETDYYTYYGYPPYWSGGGLWGMGGTPALVPAPEQFEDRMDFVHPNDADLRSAKAVTDFHIEALDGPLGHVADFMVDDRSWAINEIIVEAGHWYSGKEVLISPQEVDRINYEESKVFVRVSKEDIRKTAEHGVVHAGA is encoded by the coding sequence ATGAATCATAACCTAAAAAAACTCCACGGCTACACCCTCGCTGCCTCGGATGGCGATATCGGCTATGTCAAAGATTTCTTGTTCGACGACCACTCCTGGGGTGTTCGTTACCTGGTGGTGGACACCGGCTCATGGCTTACCGGCCGGCTTCTGCTGATCTCGCCGCACGCGGTTGGGTCCATCGACGATGATGAAAAAAGCATCACGGTTAGGCTCTCCAAAAATCAAATCGAGATGAGTCCCTCGATCGACTCGGCTAAACCGGTTACCCGCCAATTCGAAACCGATTACTACACCTACTACGGATATCCGCCTTATTGGAGCGGTGGCGGCCTCTGGGGTATGGGCGGCACCCCGGCCCTAGTACCGGCGCCGGAGCAGTTCGAAGACCGCATGGATTTCGTCCACCCCAACGATGCGGATCTACGCAGCGCAAAGGCCGTGACCGACTTCCACATCGAAGCGCTGGACGGCCCGCTCGGCCATGTGGCCGATTTCATGGTCGATGATCGCAGCTGGGCTATAAACGAAATCATCGTCGAAGCCGGCCATTGGTATTCGGGCAAGGAAGTACTGATCTCCCCGCAAGAGGTGGATCGGATCAACTACGAGGAATCCAAGGTCTTCGTGCGCGTCAGCAAGGAAGACATCCGTAAAACCGCTGAGCACGGTGTCGTGCATGCCGGTGCGTAA
- a CDS encoding filamentous hemagglutinin family protein — translation MAPLVEGVAAGDVDLIAPVGTIDAGDAGIRSLGNISIAALTVLNSANISAGGTTSGTPPAAAPAVSVGTATASPDTGASSTVAEVAQAGRGAAQVAKTPSFVNIEVMGYGGGDGEQDKEKDKTADGV, via the coding sequence TTGGCTCCCCTTGTTGAAGGGGTGGCGGCTGGCGACGTGGATCTGATCGCGCCGGTGGGCACGATTGACGCGGGCGACGCGGGCATTCGTTCGTTGGGCAACATCAGCATTGCGGCGCTCACGGTGTTGAATTCGGCAAACATATCCGCCGGTGGCACGACCAGCGGAACGCCGCCGGCGGCGGCGCCTGCGGTTTCGGTCGGAACGGCCACGGCCTCGCCGGATACGGGGGCGAGTTCCACTGTTGCAGAGGTAGCGCAAGCGGGCAGGGGGGCGGCCCAAGTGGCGAAGACCCCGTCCTTTGTTAACATTGAGGTGATGGGTTACGGCGGCGGTGACGGTGAGCAGGATAAGGAGAAGGACAAAACCGCCGACGGCGTCTGA